A region from the Vicia villosa cultivar HV-30 ecotype Madison, WI linkage group LG3, Vvil1.0, whole genome shotgun sequence genome encodes:
- the LOC131658261 gene encoding uncharacterized protein LOC131658261: MEGLTRLINRAVEIWEFIGFHINEDIYVDILHFIDDMVIIGYGSLENQWSVKAILRGFEMVSGLKVNFYKTKIFGINLCEWSMRSIVSFMSCCEDHLPFKFLGVMVGDNPRRLHMWKDVISNIRNILPPWRSRFLSVRGRVVMVNALLNFIPIYSLSFYKARVKVLKEIIRIQSNFLRGGYDTKITIH, translated from the coding sequence ATGGAAGGCCTTACTAGATTGATAAACAGGGCAGTGGAGATATGGGAGTTTATAGGATTTCACATTAATGAGGATATTTATGTGGACATTTTACATTTCATAGACGATATGGTTATTATAGGATATGGGAGTTTGGAAAACCAGTGGAGTGTGAAAGCTATATTACGGGGTTTCGAAATGGTGTCTGGCTTAAAAGTGAACTTCTATAAGACTAAAATCTTTGGTATCAACTTGTGCGAGTGGAGTATGAGATCTATAGTTTCGTTTATGTCTTGTTGTGAAGACCATCTTCCTTTTAAATTTTTAGGTGTGATGGTCGGAGACAACCCTAGAAGATTGCATATGTGGAAGGATGTCATTAGCAATATTAGAAATATATTGCCACCTTGGAGAAGTAGATTTCTTTCTGTACGAGGAAGGGTAGTTATGGTTAATGCATTATTGAATTTTATACCAATCTATAGTTTGTCATTTTACAAAGCCCGCGTTAAGGTGTTGAAGGAGATTATAAGGATTCAATCTAATTTTCTACGGGGAGGCTATGATACTAAAATAACAATTCATTAG